CTTGGCTACCACAACTTTTGGTTGCAGTTTCAATGATCATGGCCAGTTAGCTATGCATTTTTGGCCTTGCCTTTGTTACAGCCAAGAGGTGtaggattttattttataaaGCAGTCATCTGGCCAGTTTATCTATTTGTTGATCAATTACCAAATGATTTGGCCAAAATATTTTCAAATTGCCAGATTTCTGGTATGTCCACACATACAATTGTTTTGAATTGTTTAAAACTTTATAGCAATAACCATGAGTTAATTTCTAAACCAGTAGCTAGAGGCCaatgataatattatttatgaATTTACATATAAGTCAACACTACACTCTGGTATAGTTGCTCTAATTTACAGTACATATAGTAGTAGATATGCCTACTGACACATGAAACAAACATCACATGTTGTACACTAAATGGTTATCGGCATGTGCAACTGTCATTCAGTTTTGTTATCTATTTACCCCAACTCTGTAACATGTTGTTTATATTTTATACTTTCACAAACAGTAAATCGCTAGCATTCTCAAGTCTGTACTATCTTTGAAGATCCTTTCATTCCACATGTACAACTGCCATAATGCTTAGGTTGATAGTTTCAGACAACGTAACTACATACTTGCACAGTATCACGAAATATAATATTGATTGTTATATCAAGAGTATACTGGTACATCAAGTCCTATGGacatcagtaatattatacagAAGTGCTTCAATAACAAAATACTGCATGCTTGTTACCTACATTTAACACTTTCAATTACTGATGATTGATGTTCTGTGCATAGTCATTGAGACAGTGTATATAGTATATACGCTGTCTCAATTACCATGTACGGAACATCATTCATCATTAGGTAGCTTTGGCAGTGACCATTTATAGAATGATTATGTCATTACTGAAATTATATAAATGAGAATGTGCAGTAAAACTAAAATAGCTTCCTAATTGTCATACTGTTCTTTAACTGTAAACCTTTTACTGAACAAAAGTCAACTTATTGTACATATAGTTGAATTTGTTCAACTGCAACACCTTCATCATCAAATGATTGATCTTTACATATTCTAACTTTAATATCTCCATTCTCAGACATGAGAAAATGGCGATAAAACCATGGCATCCCAGGCTTCAAAGATCAGCAATAGCAAACTGCAACAGAAACAACCAGAAGAGCATTCCACTGCATTGTGGCAAGCACAAAGCTGAAACCTTGTTTGAAGCAGGAGAGTCAAATGTACCTGATGGAACCTAACTTATTATAGAAGATAGTACTGACATGGATGATAATGAGACGTGGCTCAAGATGTGTAAGATCACATTGCTTATTTCAGATAGAAAGATTCTTACTTCAACTGGTTCACCACTGAATGACAAGCATATTAACTTGGCCCAAATAATGCTTAAACACCAGTTTAGCACACTGAACGGTTTTGTTCTACCTTGTTACAGCATAAAAGTTCAGGCAATAAAATGGTCACTGGAATTCAAATATTCCATTGTAATTATCACTGGTTTACTGCTGCTAAGCTTTATTCTGAAGGGCCTTTAAAGGTTTGTGATTCTGTGTTTATGTCCATTACTGAAGAAGTTAGGTCTCTTTATCTAATAAGTTTGAGTTTCACAACCTTGAATTGGCTACAATGCAAAAGCAGACTGAAAGCAATATATGTGGGCTTTTTGCAGTTGCAGTTGCTACTGCTATTGCATATGGCAGCAACTATTTCCAGAAAGGCAACCATTACCATCCCACAGAGGGTCTTGGTTGTATAGCCTACTGGAATTAAACATTCCAGTGTTACCAGACTCACAATAGTAATGGTTGCCAACGTAAGCAGGAGATTTGGTCCTGGATATCTAGCACAAGGACAGTTGTGAACAGTAAAGAGATTAAAGTTATCACTTAGTCCAACTGCATAGGTCCACACGTGCTTACGAGGATTACCAGTGGTTATAGATATTCCATCAACATACACTCCATCTAATGTGTTAGATGCTGTTACCGGTGTGTACCCATATGCATCTCCTCTGATGGATAGAAACCATCCATACTTCCCTTTTGATATCCCACTACTTTCCCGCATACCTTGCTATAATGTATGGAGTTTGTTGAAAACTTGGTAGAGTAGCAACCAGCTTCCCGATCCCTGTGCAATAAGATTGATTGTCCATGTGGTAGCTAAACCATTCAGTTGGGCAGTTGTCTCCCCTTGTGGTATTCATGTTAGCAATCCTCCTTTGGTGCCATCACATTCTAGTTCCATGTCACAGTAGGCAAAGAATACATCATCAGTTTTGAGGATATAATAGCCCGACCTTCCATGACTTGCCAGATTCTTGTGGTATATTTCAGCACAGGATGCTCCAGGTAGATCAACATCAAACCCATATCTTATACAGTGCTCAGCAATCACTAGTGAGTTTGCCAGTGAAGTTAACATCACTACAAATACCCAGATAGCTATAGCCATTCTTCTTTAAGACTGATAATCCAAAACTGAACTGTGTGTATATGGTATTACTAGCCTTTATACCTAGTTGTGGCTTCTCAGGGTTATTCCCAAGCATAAATACCCAATGCAATAACACTCATTCAGAATAAAATTATGACCTCAATATTGATCTTGTTGATAATAATCCCAACCTCTATACTATAATTTATTATCTACGTATATAGTTGTAAACAAGTTGACACTCACAAAAATTTCAgttttataatatatatatacactaaaaACCGGggaattggaaacagtggaaatggaaaccggaaatggaaagtggaaatggaaaacggaaatggtcaaatcatcatataaatgtatcctaaagtaaaacccttgtttagtggccacctcttaaagaccacctctgtacaaagaccacattataattggaaccttttataaagacctcttcacattgcaataatagctaCATAGGTTCCAAGCATCTTATATCAACAGCTAGAAAGACTAGGCTCTTTGTTAATACAATAGGTTGTAATGTACGAGCTACATTTTACTTACGTAGAACATTTTTGTATAACACATTCTGATACcatagtattatctatgctggtacaaactaagcaatgatggtatatgacttgaatgaagtgtggacaaagagatgacattaatatgagtcatgaaatacagtcatgtttgaagcttaccaaatTTTGCCATGTAAAGAGGTGATTTTTATCAAAGGTGACCAAAAAGTGGTCCTtggccatctttgagatctaattacaatgtggtctgtTTACAGAGGTGAtatataagaaggtggtctttaagaggtggccactaaacaagtgttgtacatttatatgacgatttgaccatttccgttttccatttccactttctgtttcctgattccatttccactgtttccaattgccctcaAAAACCTGCTCCATAGATGCTTTGCTAATGACATTGTAAGTGATCTTAATGTGACCATACACCAGGGAACTCTGCTATAaagcaaataataattatacatgtatagGGCCATTAGCTTGAGGTCCTCAACACTAGGTATAGCTAGTAATACTGGCAGCCTCTGTACAGCTATAAATGAAGGGTGATAAGTGGTTTGATGGGCTTGCACAAGATGTCAAAAAATAGTTTTACGTTTTTGCTATAATTTGACACATGCACAATAGTACACTGGCTCAGTTTTTGGCTCTAGTATCACAATCATTTTTTGATAATTCAGTTACTTTACCTAATAATACAACTTTAATCACAATTTATTCTCAATGACTATTTTAATGCGCTGAGTGACCCTAAAAGTAAGCATTGTGTAAGGAATGCATAGTCTTCACCAGGGGTGGAATTCAGCTTTTGGAAAAAGAAGGTAGGAGGAGAGGAGATGTGAACATACCTAATTTTGGTGATTTCAGAGTAAACTTGGTGGTGCCAATAGCTAGGGAAGGTTACCTCACACTCTAAATATGAAGTGTGTTTTGCGCACAAAATGGTGTCATGGTGCACACTTTGAGGCCCAAAATATTTGCCATGACACCATTTTTGTGTTGTTTGTGTGCAAACACACTTTTTAGAGTGCAAAACACACTAGCATGCATGCAAAGCTTGCCAATTTAGAGGGGTCTTGGGACATGCTCCCCAGGAAATTTAGAGATGAAATCTGGGGGTGATTTCAGCTGATTACCAAAAGATAGTTAATAtttatttgactgttgtattagggagACAGCTTTATTATGGTTTACGTATATATCTCAATTGTGATATTTATAATAAACTTTCTACTTAatacatgcatgctacaaagagcattatagatgctctgaaattgACTGTGAGGCAGTTTAGCTACTATTACTGaatatttgcctgactgctgtattatgattataattatattactgttctattagagaaccTCATCTTGATAGTGTTGATGATCATAATAGTGTTGATGTTTGCATGGGTCTGGGACCAGGTTTTGATTATGTCCCTTTTAAAATACCTGTATATACCAGTTCTGCATATAGTAAACACCTATGTGGACACAAATATGATGGTAGCTAGTAGCTAACTAGACAGGATCTAAACATGTAGCTCCCATTAAAATGCTGAATCTACTGCAGATCTGGTGTATAGTTAGCTATTCAGACAGCAATCAAAGAAAAGTTACTATAATTTACGTGTAAAAGAAATTAGGTGAAATCATTATCTACACAACAGCTAGCTGTGTACTGTAAGATAGTGGATTTAATTAGCATGTAGGCTTGCTGTTGGAGCTacagcacatgcacacattatgACAAACATTGATGATGTTTgtataatagctagctaaatatcaGTAATAAAGATAAAACATTACTGGATGAGATTTTCGTGACATAGCTATGCAGCACAattgacatgtagctataattattaaaaAATTTTAGTGGGGTTCAAGAGTCCCCCTAAATCCTCTCCTGTTTGCAAAGGCTTCAGTCAGTATGCAAAAATCCTACAGAAATGGTACAGTATTATAGTGCTCAGGGGTTGGGAACATTTAAAGctgtacgtgtgtatgtattaAGTAGTATTTTATCTGGAAATTTTGTATTAAAAATCTTATGTATAATTTCAAGGGTGGTATACACCCCAAATTTttactacatgtactgtatatactagCTAATAGGTAAGCAGAAGCTAGATGGATGGAAATGGCAAGAGAAAGGGCTATAAGCTATTCTAGAAATCAGTGAATATGGTCAGAATCATAATTATCTTAGGTGTAAGGCTTAAAATTTGAGCTGTTAAAGTTGAAATATTTAcctagtagaacagtcaactaaAAGAGACCAGTGTGTGAGGCGAAATAGAACTACTCCTTGACCTTTGTATGTGCCAAACATTCAGCCATACCAAAGTTCAAATTCGTATAACAGCATTTATCATGGTGGTGAAATTGCATGTTCATGTGGTGCTATATAATTACAGAACTCTGCTGCTACCATGTCCTATAATTTTTGGAGGCATGTATTTTGTTAATGACTATTCCACAGATGCATGGATGTAGGTAGTATCCCCATTATGCTTAGCTTGTGTACCATGCAGTACCATTCATTGCCTATATACATACAGCAGTTTAATCATATTTTTGCTCCATAACACATTGACCACTATTGGCGAGTAGGTGTGCATGTACTCTATCTGTGCTATTATAACAGCAATACATATGCACAGAAAATATACGCTGCACAGTTCTCCATTGGTCAGCAGCTTGGGTCACCACTATACTACCAATTCAAATAGTAACCAGTGGTGGCACTGGACACCTTGGTACTATAGCTAACCAGTGATTAAGATGTGTACTACTATTCAGTGCATGGGACAGAGAATATCACCAAGAGGTGATTTTCTGTTGGGTACCCAATTACATAATATCATGTGTATAGATGTACAACCAATAAAAGAAATTGCAAACAGGCATTATGGGTGCTTACAACTTCCTTGGACAGAAATCATCACCAATAATATACTGACACTTAGCCAATACAAGCTGCCAGACTATATACAGGTCTATAAGATTGAGTGAGGCTCCACCCCACAAACCTAACCAACATCCTGCGATAGACTAGATGTGATATGGTTGTCATTACACTCAGTTCTAGACAACCACCTAACACAGTAAGATATTGAAAGCTTTAATGTACAAGCAATCTTAAAAGGAAGAGATATCCGTAGATCTGGTTTACAGTTGTTATCACATTAAGGAAATGGGACTAATATTTGTAGTTGACTATCCAGTGTCTTTCTGACTATCTTATTCCATGAATGATTCTGTATACTGTAGATGTTCGTGGTATTGTCCACAATACAGTCCCCTATCACCTCTATGACACGCCTTGTATATATGATTAAATTATTTACATTAAACATTTATACGTACACATATAATGGCATATGTAACTGGACAACTAAGATTTATTACTACTATCTGTTTGTTTTGCTTTAGCATATTGAAAACCACTTGTACTAGAGAAGTACTTCTGGTTAGCCTGAAAATCAAACCAATGATATTCAAATATTTTACATGCTCATACAAATTGCATACCTCCTGAACTTTCTTTTCAGCTGCCATTGGGTTGACAATTTCAAGACCCTTGTAAACAAAAGTTCATACATATAAAGGTACTGAATGGATGTGTATGCCAAAATCACATGAACAGAACAACTAGTTGATTATCAACCAACGTAGAACTACAAAATGGATAAACCTGTTGTATAGTTTGTGTTATTTGCGTAGGGaaaacatgtatacatgtattatggACATCTTGGGACCAAATAATAATGTCCTAATTATCAAGGTgtattaccaagtgtccagattatgctgGTGTGTGAGCCCACATTAACACTGATGTAGACGGTGGATTGTGGGAGGGCTCTTCACTTTTTACGCAGGAACAAAAGATTGAAGTATTGTTATTAGAGTAGGAAGTGGAGAATAGTCAAAAATTAACTCTATCAGTGATACTGTAGTATATCAATACCTGTAGAGGAGTGAATGCAATACTTGATGCAGTTCCTGAAGTCATTCCACGCACTGATGTTTTACCACCATACACTTGCTGCTGTTGTAACCGTCGCTGTAGAGTTGTTAACAATAACATTTGCATACCTAAGTGTTGGTTCATATTTATAGTACCTGTAGTCGCTTAGAAATGGACACTTGAGTTTTGTCAGAAGCAGCTGGACCTCTCACTTTCCCACTACTACTCTTACCAATCCATCCAGTGGAGAAGCCCAAATCATCTTGATAGGCATCTTGTTCAATCTGTAAATGTGTTTGGTATAGTGTGTATGGTTAAACCTGGTAAACAGTTAATTAACTGTACAATATGGTTACCTCTCCAAAAGTCATACGGTTAGCATGTTTTCTTAGGTCAGTAATTCCATATCTTTCCTTTATCTTCCTCATCCTACGTATTGTACACAACATGGtttatgatagtactgtatattagggatcatgaaagttctgggcttttctggccaacaATATTACTGTAAAACCAgaattttccttcatgacagtaTGGCAGTGTTGGCTAGGTATGCATAAGCAAGCCCttcaaacccttccaacaagtttctatgaaatctAAAAAATctagaattttatgctgactgactaactgataaCCATGGATAAGGCAACGGGcttgtgatttcttctagcatTGTTTTAATATGACAAAATcattttggtttagttctagttttagTACTCAATTTTAAGAATggtttagttagtattagttctagtacccccaATTTGCAGAAGTTTTGATCGTGATAATTGGCAGTGGTCTTTGCCTTTTAGAATACACTGTCAGGTTTGCTTTTGTCTGAAACCTTTTAatttagtactagtaatagaaCCAAAAGTTTAAGAAATTTTTCTTTAGTTTcagtttttgaaccaaaaatTCCATTGGTTTAGTCTAGTTTTAGAACCAAAATACCTCATAATTTTGATTTAGTTTTAGTGTACTGGAActaaaaataaattattgtactaaaagtacttttagttctagtactttAGAACCAAAACAACactttcttcactgttcaatatcACTTGTCCTGAAATGTGCCTTTTTCGTCATCCacagtacactgtatgtatacactcatcatagacttacctttgtcatTCTGTGTTCCCCAGTTCTTTTTGATGAAAGCACAAGATGTCGATTTGCAACAGCGCAATACGGTTTCCCTATGGTTGTGTTGACTAGCTATCATGTTTACTACCCACATTTTCTGTAGCGACTGGTTTGATTGTAGAGATGCTTCTcacactgttctttgtttgtaacgctgtgtaatgggctgaacatagctgaaaatgaagcataattaATGGCCACTTCAGTTTTCAGTAATTGTGAGAGTTCAGATTAATTTTATGATATGCCTGGCAccttttttgatgtggtatgcatgggttcagtagtcataattatgttattaaaaaaGTAAACCAACAAGTGGAAGGAAATacagatcaaagaaaaaagaagTAGTGAAAGCTGGTGCTAAAGGGTAGAGGAAAGGTTAAAAAACAACATGCGTTTAGGGTAGAAGAAAAGACACGCCCATAGGGGTTCCATTTCTCAGATAACCGGATCCCTCCTAGCTACAGTGTGTCATTACTACAGTTGTAATCATCACATAAACTGTTGAAAACAAATCATATTACAAAGAAGACATTGTTATGTATCACATGGAGATGACCCTTGATCGTTTTATGCTGGATGAGGCACAGTGGTCACAACTACAAAGTGGTTCAGTGTGGCAAGGTTAATATGATGTGTTGACCAGGAATTCAGCCCTTCAATGAGTTTACATAATTTAGTAGCAATTAGTGGGCAGGAGGCATTGTCATTGTAAACACTGACACAGAGTAGAAAGTCTACAACACAATCCACCAGTAGcacaactacatacagtacgTACTCACCTTTTACCACCTCTCTTCTTACGTGGAGCATCATCTGGCTTGGGTAGTGGTTTAACTTGTTTAACACGAGGTGGTTCCTGCATCTTGTCCAGTTTCTTTTGAATTTCATCTCTTAAAGCTATAGTATATATTGACATGTACATATTACTTTGCCATACAGTCAGTATTTAATTCTAGTCCACTAAAGTTAGCAATGGACATTGATTGAACTATAGAATTTGGCATTTTGTACTAAGCTACTGACTATGTATACTATAATTTCATGATGAAACATTATCACTAGCCATACAAAGTGACTCAAGGTACTATGCATTTGTAATTGTGCACTAACAAggaattaaaataattatacataccgGCTATATACCCAGTTATCACTGTTGTGTCTCCCTACTACCTAACGCAATGGATGGCATATAGTAAAACGTCCTACTGAATGGACCTCACACATTCAGTTTACAGTATATGTTTGGTCAATATTTGCCATCCAAACATGTAAATAGTGTGTATAAACAgtaatacaaatgtatgtacagtacattggttGTACTGTGTATAACAAAGCATGTATCCACTGACAGAAAGACAATTCAACTGACCTTTACCCGCTTCTCCTAGAGGACTCTCATGGAAGCTATCAACACGAGCAGCTAGGGCACATTTTGATGCCACAATTCTTGCTGCTTTCCTCTGTAGATCCTTCAGTAAACAACAAGCTGTAACCAAGTAGAATATTGGCACCAGCTATCccacatactaataattgtCACTTTTCTGAGAAATACAATGATTCACCATAATGGTCATAAAAAAAGTCCCTTCAGGAAAAACAGGTGCATGTAAGCCATTCAAGACCATTAGCACTCCTACATAAAGTGATTGTCCAACAGATGTTAGGATAACCACAACTATTTTTATCTTATCAAAGAGCTCTGGAAATAGAATGCTATTGCTTGAAATGTTTCTATATATTTAACTATAGCACAGCAACAGTTACTACAGTACATTGTACACATGTTCAGATCACTTACTGCTGGTACACTTTGTACCATCTCAGAATAGAACACTAGTCCAGTATGGGGGAGAACAGTGGCTGATGAAAAACCTGACAATGTTTTCTTCTGTGCACCCAACACCTGTGTGGCTGCATGGGAACATCTGCCATGTCATGATATGACCCCACCTGAATATTACAGGCTGGCATCTTAGATAAACTTGTCAGCCCACCAGCAATAcctgtaattgaccaataaaatcCCCACAATATTCATAGGTAATATTACCCATCAGTTTAGCAGCCACTGTGGAGCCAACTATCTGTGAAAGGTTTGGAGAAATGAATGTCATCCTGCTCTCCACATATTCCAATATGTGTAGCTTGATCTCATTGAGTGACTCTGCCTGTA
The nucleotide sequence above comes from Dysidea avara chromosome 3, odDysAvar1.4, whole genome shotgun sequence. Encoded proteins:
- the LOC136250629 gene encoding U4/U6 small nuclear ribonucleoprotein Prp31-like, yielding MSLADELLADLDEVGNERDEVEQWQNEDEMEVPNEAQGGEAVSDKSVKSMAKLLDSRELLEMVKQIGTYMEKGARSEVLGPVEADPEYQLIVESNNMLVELDTEINVIHKFTRDNYAKRFPELESLIHTPMEYIKTVKALGNDLQVTKSGVEEFLPAATVMVVSVTASTTQGQRIEQEELDLIFEACDMAESLNEIKLHILEYVESRMTFISPNLSQIVGSTVAAKLMGIAGGLTSLSKMPACNIQVLGAQKKTLSGFSSATVLPHTGLVFYSEMVQSVPADLQRKAARIVASKCALAARVDSFHESPLGEAGKALRDEIQKKLDKMQEPPRVKQVKPLPKPDDAPRKKRGGKRMRKIKERYGITDLRKHANRMTFGEIEQDAYQDDLGFSTGWIGKSSSGKVRGPAASDKTQVSISKRLQRRLQQQQVYGGKTSVRGMTSGTASSIAFTPLQGLEIVNPMAAEKKVQEANQKYFSSTSGFQYAKAKQTDSSNKS